One part of the Arabidopsis thaliana chromosome 1 sequence genome encodes these proteins:
- a CDS encoding Plant thionin family protein (Plant thionin family protein; LOCATED IN: endomembrane system; BEST Arabidopsis thaliana protein match is: Plant thionin family protein (TAIR:AT1G34800.1); Has 72 Blast hits to 72 proteins in 2 species: Archae - 0; Bacteria - 0; Metazoa - 0; Fungi - 0; Plants - 72; Viruses - 0; Other Eukaryotes - 0 (source: NCBI BLink).), with product MGIQTCSVLIIVAILTMMFSAHIAQSNSITMCVKHCAQNECLKAAKKPTPEICDEACKKICNNQLFGDEKWFVPAPKGSSRICRWAPKYCQF from the coding sequence ATGGGGATTCAAACATGCAGTGTTTTAATAATCGTAGCTATATTGACGATGATGTTTTCAGCACACATTGCTCAATCAAACAGTATAACAATGTGTGTGAAACATTGTGCACAAAACGAGTGCTTGAAAGCGGCGAAAAAACCTACTCCTGAAATTTGTGATGAAGCTTGCAAGAAAATCTGCAACAATCAATTATTCGGTGATGAAAAGTGGTTTGTTCCTGCTCCAAAGGGAAGCTCCCGAATCTGTAGATGGGCGCCTAAGTATTGCCAATTCTGA